From Symbiobacterium terraclitae:
CTCGTAGCGGTCGGACAGCTCGCCCAGCAGGTAGTCCGAGTCCGGATCCTGACCCGCGGCCACCCGCAGGGCGCGCACCGCAGCACGCCGCTGCCCCAGGGCCCAGTGGGCGTGCGACCGGCGCCACCACGCCCAGGGATAGGTGCGCTGCCGACGCAGCGCCTGGCGGAGCGCCGCCAGGGCGCCCCGGGGGTCGTCGGTGAGGAGCAGCACCTCGCCTGCCTTCGCCATGTCCTCCGCAGTCGCCGCCGCGTGCTGCCACGCGGTCAGGGCGAGCTCCCGGGCCCGGGCGGCGTCGTGCTCCATCCAGAGCTTGGCCAGCTCGACCTGCCGCCACGGTTCCCCGCCGGGCAGCAGTCTGCGGGTCAGGTACTCCAGGACCGGCAGGGGCCGGTCCAGCTGCTGCCCGGCCAGGAAGGCCCAGTCCAGCGGGGCCTTCCAGTCGGGGTCGAGCTGCAGGGCGAGATCCAGCTGCCGGAGGCCCTCCTCGACCTCGCCCTCCAGCAGCAGGAAGCGGCCCAGGCGGCCCTGCAGGATGGCGTTCGTCGGGTGCTCGGCGGCGAGCCCGATGAGCAGGGCCCGCCCCTCGTCGCGCCGGCCGGTCATGCGGAGCGCCTCGGCCAAGTAGGGCCCGAACCGGAGGTCCTCCGGGAACTGGCGAGCCCCGTGCTCCGCCGCCGCCAGCGCCTCGGGCCACTTGCCCTCTGAGCCCAGGAGGACCGCCAGCGAGTACTGCAGGTCTGCGGAGGTCTCCAGCAGTGGGCTCGAGCGCAGGAGCGCGAGGGCCCGCCCGGGCTGGCCCGTCTCCTGGTAGAGATCGGCCAACCTGTCCACCAGGTGTGCCCCCTCCGGCTCCTGGGCGATGGCGATGCGCAGGCAGCGGGCGGCCGCCCGGTGCTGCCCCAGGGCCCAGTGGGCCTCGCCCCGCATCCACCAGGCCCACGGGTAGACGCGCTCCTGCCGGAGCACCTGTCGGAAGGCCGCCACCGCCTCCGCAGGGTGTCCCTGGCGGTGGCGCAGGTGGGCCAGGTCGGCGGCCAGCACAGGGGAGGGATCCATCTCGTACGCCGCCTCGAACAGCTCCTCGGCCCGCGCCATGTTGCCCGCCTGCGCCTCGGCCTGTCCCCAGCGCTGCAGGGGGGTCGCATTGTCCGGGTCGGCGATAGCCGCCTTGCGGAAGAGGCGGCAGGCCTCCGCAGGTGACTCCCCGCGCGCCGCAAGCCCGAGGATGACGAGCGCCTGGGCCTGCTGCCGGCCCGGCTGCTCCCGGACCAGGGTGACCGCCCGCTCCTCCTCGTCCATCCGCATCAGGTGCTGCGCAACCTCGAGCCGGATCTGCCGGTGATCGGGGAAGCTGGTCAGCACCCATTCGGCGGCCTCCAGGGCTTCCGCGCGCGCACCCAGGCGCGGCCAGGCGCGCAGGCGGAGGAACGCCCGGGAGACCGTCATCTCGCCCTGTTGGATCTCGGCGTAGAGCGCCCGGGCCTCGTCCAGACGGCCGGCCAGCAGGTGCTCCCAGCAGGCCTGCATCCGGCGGATGGCGGCATCCTCGTCCGGCGGCAGCACGTCCAGCAGGCCGGCCGACGCCGCCGGGACGAAGGCCAGGGCCCAGTAGTCGGAGTGGGCGTATACGTGGTCGAAGGCGGCCACCCGCAGGTGGCGCCGCTGGTAGGAGTTCGGGTCCTGGATGTAGAGCCACTGGTCGTCGTAGCCCACGCAGATGTGGACGTGCGCCCCGCCCGCCCACTCGAGCCCGAGGATGGGCGGCACGCCCCGGTCGACGAGCATCCGGACCCGGTCCGGCGTCGCCCGGAAGGCGCGGGCTACCCAGCCCTCCTGCTCCAGGTAGCGGAGGGCCCGGTAGAGCGGCGTGCCGGCGCTTCCGTCCATGATGGCGCTGCCCACGGCGCGCTGGTCGGCGGGCCGGCCGTAGTAGGCGAAGATCATCGCCAGACAGGCCGGGAAACAGTGGTTGTGTCCCTGGCGGAGGGGAGGGACGGGCAGGCGCCTGCCGGGCTCGTCCATCGCGCTCCGGATGCGGCGCACGGTGCGCCCGGCGCGGCGGCCGGGAAGCAGCGGTGCGACGCGGTCCAGGACGCGCTCGGCCAGGTCAGTCTGCCCCACCGCCCAGGCTGCCGAGCTCAGGTGCAGGAGGAGGCGGGGGTGATCGGGGAACCGGTCGCACGCCGCCTCCAGCGTGCGGATGACCTCCTCGGACCGCCCGAGGTGCTGCAGGCAGATGGCCTTCAAGTTGTAGGCCCGGGGCTCCTCGCCGTACACCTCCATGTAGGCTGTGGCGCCGGCGGCGCACTCCTCCCAGCGGTGCTCGTGGGCGAGGATGTTGAGGCGGACGAAGGCCACGGCCTGCTCGGCCTCCGGTCCGGCGCCGTCCGCCAGCGCGGCCGCGCGCTCCAGCGCCGCGGCGGCGCTCCGGAGCCGGCGGCGGGCCGCATAGGAGACGGCCAGGTAGCCCAAGGCCCGGGACCGGTCGGCCCGGGTCCAGCTCTCGGATTCGAGCCAGGGGGTGAGCAGCTCCTCGGTCTCCAGGTAGCGGCCGCGCTCGAGGTAGGTGGCCGCCAGGTAGAGCGTGACGTCGGCCGGGCAGGGTTCGGTGCGGGCCGCCCGCCGCACCAGGCGCATCTCCAGGCCGGGGTAGAGCGTCAGGTCGGCCACACGGGCGGCGATGAGCAGTTCGTCCGGGGTCTGGGCGGTGCGGGCGAGCTCGCTGAGCTGCCGTGCGCACGCAGCGTACTGGCGGGCCTTGAGCTGGGCGGAG
This genomic window contains:
- a CDS encoding tetratricopeptide repeat protein, whose translation is MQPLFESCSAQLKARQYAACARQLSELARTAQTPDELLIAARVADLTLYPGLEMRLVRRAARTEPCPADVTLYLAATYLERGRYLETEELLTPWLESESWTRADRSRALGYLAVSYAARRRLRSAAAALERAAALADGAGPEAEQAVAFVRLNILAHEHRWEECAAGATAYMEVYGEEPRAYNLKAICLQHLGRSEEVIRTLEAACDRFPDHPRLLLHLSSAAWAVGQTDLAERVLDRVAPLLPGRRAGRTVRRIRSAMDEPGRRLPVPPLRQGHNHCFPACLAMIFAYYGRPADQRAVGSAIMDGSAGTPLYRALRYLEQEGWVARAFRATPDRVRMLVDRGVPPILGLEWAGGAHVHICVGYDDQWLYIQDPNSYQRRHLRVAAFDHVYAHSDYWALAFVPAASAGLLDVLPPDEDAAIRRMQACWEHLLAGRLDEARALYAEIQQGEMTVSRAFLRLRAWPRLGARAEALEAAEWVLTSFPDHRQIRLEVAQHLMRMDEEERAVTLVREQPGRQQAQALVILGLAARGESPAEACRLFRKAAIADPDNATPLQRWGQAEAQAGNMARAEELFEAAYEMDPSPVLAADLAHLRHRQGHPAEAVAAFRQVLRQERVYPWAWWMRGEAHWALGQHRAAARCLRIAIAQEPEGAHLVDRLADLYQETGQPGRALALLRSSPLLETSADLQYSLAVLLGSEGKWPEALAAAEHGARQFPEDLRFGPYLAEALRMTGRRDEGRALLIGLAAEHPTNAILQGRLGRFLLLEGEVEEGLRQLDLALQLDPDWKAPLDWAFLAGQQLDRPLPVLEYLTRRLLPGGEPWRQVELAKLWMEHDAARARELALTAWQHAAATAEDMAKAGEVLLLTDDPRGALAALRQALRRQRTYPWAWWRRSHAHWALGQRRAAVRALRVAAGQDPDSDYLLGELSDRYEALGQAERALALVRESRLTPRSADLQERLANLLLQQGLHAEALEAADSALQRFGEPGRFGPLAATARTRLGRESEAAELLTRLCEQAEAAGDGPGLGALARAWLAHDAAQAIRWGRRALELGKQEAPDQLAFGHLLLEAGDLAGAADLLQQVVGTSPSPQAFDALAQMAEKQGDPEGQIAWLGRAVDAAVRPEEVRRYADRLADVLEAQGKPAEITALMNRIEGRVNEAWRRTYLGYAAELTGEYAEAAVHHRAALELDPLSRWTHFRLPLALSALGQHDEAIRAAEAAVSRWPGDSGFHWVLGRCLLKAGRPHEAGLSFRTALELNPDAGPARRGLWEAVKADGLPALEAHLAGLPDTKRALALWWAGEWWREEGDQARAVAAWRAAALADPTDADPHIRLAQAAFADGDQEAAWRHAVEALVRRPGLFDFAHDLQRKSDPAIAAGALEAAVRRIGREHKAERADLLYLLGACHELNGRTAQAVEAWRWAVRDLPGQRGAVWRLAREYYERGAFGAVVELLEPLDEDGNLPADLDWLLVHYLRSAMACRRPRRPHWRRLVRERIESLLAEVRSDKPLLDRFARRGEIMFLGFLYARLEIEFGNRAAAAYGNVVDDRLVFALRLIAFRLRTALRRPALDVRPGESTEPAAEGPIGGPQKPGPLRWMGRNFVITGALLACAAFVWPGLELAVPLAGWVATVLLFVFVHSLLL